In the genome of Massilia sp. W12, the window GCGACAACTTCACGCGCCAAGCGCTGCCGCGTTACAGTGCGAAAGAATAAAACGCAATCAATACACGCTTGAAGCACGCGATTGGTGAGCAATCATGCGGGAAATTGCTTATACTTCGCCCATCAAATAAGCATACATATATTATTTACTCACCACTCATGTTCTCACATTCTCCCCTTCTGGCCCGTTCCCTGCTCTGTTGCAGCCTGGCCATCAATCTGTGCTGGCAGACTGCCCCCGCCCATTCCACCAACCAGCCGCCGCAAGCGCCCAGCCAGGCGTCTGAGTGGCGTGCGGCGGCGCAAACTGAAGTTGAAGCAGCATACCAACTGATGCGCGCGAACCATCCCGGCATGAGCGATCCGGACAATCCGGGCTTTGCCGCGCAATTGGCGCAAGCGCGTCAAACCGCGCTGGAATATGCGCAAAAAGTGACAAACCAGGGCGGCTTTCGCGCCACGCTGGCGAGTTTCACCACCATCTTGCAAGATGGCCATGCCTGGGTCGGCCCCAATTTGCCAGCGCAGCAAAACACCGTGCGCTGGCCCGGCTTTATCAGCGCCTGGCGCGGCGCCTCCTTGTTGGTGTTTCGCTCTGATGAGGAAAACATCCCGGCTGGCGCGCAAATTCTGCATTGTGATGGCGTGCCAGCGGATGCATTAATGCGTCAACGCGTGTTCCAGTTCGGCGCGCAGGAAAATTTACCCGGCCATTGGTGGAGCGAGGCCTATATCGTCATGCAGGAGCGGGACAATCCTTTTTTGCCGCCGCTGCAACAATGCGCCATCCGCATCCAACAGGAAACGCACCAAGTGCAACTCAAATGGCGGCCCATGCCGCCCAAGGCCCGGCAGTGGGTGGATGAGAGTATCAGTGGCGAGCGCCTGCCGATTGGCCGGCGCTGGCTGGCTGACGAATTACTGTGGATCGCCCTGCCCGACTTCAAACCCGGCAAGGCGGAAGTGGCGCTGTATAACAGCATGCTTAGCCAATTAAGCACAGAGCGCGAGCGGGTGCGGCGCGCACGCGCGATTGTGCTGGACCTGCGCCACAACAGCGGCGGCAATTCGACTTGGGCGGATAAAGTGGCTGGCGTATTGTGGGGCCAAGCCTTGCTCGAACGTGCTGTAGAAGCGTATTCCGCCAGGCAGGAAGTCTGGTGGCGCACGTCGCCTGACAATATCACCCATGTGGCGCAAACGATTCCTGACAAATTGCGCGAATTGGGCTTGCAGGAAGAAGCGGATGAAATTGCCGAAATCGGTCAGCGCATGCAAGCTGCGGCCAGACAGGGCGAAGATTTTTACCGGGCCGGCCATGGGCGCAAAACCGCGCCATCCTTGGCGCAAGCGCTGCAGGCGCAAGCCGGAGATGCGCCAAGGCTGACGCCGCCGGTTTGGGTGATCATGCCCGGCTACTGCGCCAGCAGTTGCCTGGACGCGATAGACCGTTTCAAACTCTTCCCCAACACGCGCTTGATCGGCGCCCCCAGCGCAGCCGACAGCACGTATATGGAAGTGCGCAAACAATACAGCCCGTCCGGCTTAAGCCGGCTGGTGATCCCGGTCAAACTCTACCGCAATCGCCCGCGCGGCAATAATGTGTATTACACGCCGGATGTTTTGCATACTGATCTGGATTGGGGAACAGCGGGTTTTGAACGCAAGATCCGCAGCCTGCTGCCGAAGTGAGTCAGGACGGCCAGGCAGAGAAAGCAAGGCTATCGATGCAGCCACATGAAAAAACCGCCTTGCGGCGGTTTTTTCATTTCACAGCAGCAAATCAATGCTTGCCATCAAAGAACTGCTCATCCTCAGTCGAGCCATGCAGCGCGGTGGTGCTGCTTTGGCCTTGCTGGATGGTCTGGGTCACGGCGTCGAAGTAGCCGGTGCCGACTTCGCGCTGGTGTTTGACGGCGGTGAAACCGCGTTCCGCTGCGGCGAATTCAGCTTCCTGCAGTTCGACGAAGGCCGACATTTGGCGGCGCGCATAGCCGTGCGCCAGGTTGAACATGCCGTAGTTCAGCGAGTGGAAGCCGGCCAGGGTGATGAATTGGAACTTGTAACCCATGGCGCCGAGTTCGCGCTGGAATTTGGCGATGGTGGCGTCGTCCAGATTCTTTTTCCAGTTGAACGACGGCGAGCAGTTGTAAGCCAGCATCTTGCCCGGGAATTTGGCGTGCACCGCATCGGCGAAACGCTTGGCGAATTCCAGATCCGGCTTGCCGGTTTCACACCACACCAAGTCCGCATACGGCGCATACGCCAAGGCGCGCGAGATGGCTTGTTCCAGGCCCGGCTTGACTTTGTAAAAACCTTCCACCGTGCGCTCACCGGTGCAATACGGCTTGTCATTGTCGTCCACATCGGAAGTCAGCAGGTCAGCAGCTTCAGCGTCAGTACGGGCAATCACCAGGGTGGACGTACCCATCACGTCAGCGGCCAGACGGGCGGCGGTCAGTTTTTCCACGGCTTCGCGGGTCGGCACCAACACCTTGCCGCCCATGTGGCCGCATTTTTTGACCGATGCCAATTGGTCTTCAAAGTGCACGCCGGCGGCGCCCGCTTCAATCATGGCTTTCATCAATTCAAAGGCGTTCAACACGCCGCCGAAACCGGCTTCCGCATCCGCCACGATGGGAGCGAAGAAGTCGATATCGTCTTTGCCTTCCGACCATTGAATCTGGTCAGCGCGCTGGAACGTGTTGTTGATACGGCGCACCACCATCGGCACCGAGTTGGCCGGGTACAGCGATTGGTCAGGATACATTTCGCCCGCCAGATTGGCGTCGCCTGCAACTTGCCAGCCGGACAGATAAATGGCTTTCAAGCCGGCTTTGACTTGTTGCATGGCCTGGTTGCCGGTCAGGGCGCCCAGGGCATTGACGAAGGGTTCATTGTTGACCAGGTTCCACAGCTTTTCGGCGCCACGTTTGGCCAGCGTATGTTCAATTTGCAAAGAACCACGCAGACGCACCACGTCTTCTGCGGTATACGCACGCACCACGCCCTTCCAGCGCGGATTGGTATCCCAGTCGTGTTGCAGGCTTTCGATTTGCTGTTGACGTGAAGACATTGTTTTCTCCTGTGAGATGAAAGTATCAAACCCTTGCACAACCGCACCCTCTGCAGCTGCTGCGATGGAATAAGCATAGGCGCTTTTCCGCATTGCATCAAGGTCTTATATAAGACACAAAACACAAACGAAAAGGCTTTTAAATCAACATCTTACAAAACAAATTTCATGATACGGAACGCCATTTCTTCCCGTGAGAGAAAAATGCTGCAAAATAGGCCCTGATTTCCCGCAATACAAAATACGCATTTCGCAATGTGGAATGATTCAGGTTTTTTGGAAGCATTTCTCGGTTTTGTCGCTGGTGCGCCGAATTTTGTCAGTTCATCATAACAAGCTCTGCGCTGCTGTGCACAAAAAATGGGCAGGCCGGGCGTTTTTTGCCACAGTGCAGGGACATGATTGCGGCTTTTTGCCAAGCACACCTGACCAGACAGAAAAGAGGAAAACCCATGACTGCGATTGATTTCACCTGTTGCGATTTGCTCGACGCCAATGAAGCGCTGCAGGCGCAAGGCCGGCTGGCGGTGTTGCCGCCGCTGTTTAAAAGCTATGGCGCGCTGACGCGCTTTGCCGGCCCGGCGCATACACTGAAAGTGTTTGAAGACAACGCCCTGGTGCGCGCCGCACTGGAGCAGGCGGGCGCGGGCCGGGTCTTGGTGGTGGATGGCGGCGGCAGTCTGCGCACCGCGCTGGTCGGCGGCAAGCTGGGCCAATTGGCGCAAGACAATGGCTGGGCCGGGCTGCTGGTGTTCGGTTGCATCCGCGATGCGGAAGAAATCAATGCCTGCCGGATCGGCGTGCGCGCGCTCAACACCATGCCGCAAAAAAGCAGCAAGCAGGGTTTTGGCAGCGTCGGCGCGGTAGTCGATATCGCCGGCGTAAAAATCGCGCCCGGTGATTGGATTTACGCCGATGCCGACGGCGTACTGGCGGCAGCGCAAGCTTTGCATGCCTGAAACAGCGTTTATGCCGCCGCCGGCAGTCGCAAGCGCTGCCCGCTGGTGAGCCAGGCGGCGCCAATCGCCAGCCATTGGCACAGGCCGATGCCAAGCAACACCATGCCGGCGCGCCCATGATCGAGCAATCCGGCAAACAGCAAGGGGGCCAGGGCGAAACCCAAT includes:
- the aceA gene encoding isocitrate lyase; the encoded protein is MSSRQQQIESLQHDWDTNPRWKGVVRAYTAEDVVRLRGSLQIEHTLAKRGAEKLWNLVNNEPFVNALGALTGNQAMQQVKAGLKAIYLSGWQVAGDANLAGEMYPDQSLYPANSVPMVVRRINNTFQRADQIQWSEGKDDIDFFAPIVADAEAGFGGVLNAFELMKAMIEAGAAGVHFEDQLASVKKCGHMGGKVLVPTREAVEKLTAARLAADVMGTSTLVIARTDAEAADLLTSDVDDNDKPYCTGERTVEGFYKVKPGLEQAISRALAYAPYADLVWCETGKPDLEFAKRFADAVHAKFPGKMLAYNCSPSFNWKKNLDDATIAKFQRELGAMGYKFQFITLAGFHSLNYGMFNLAHGYARRQMSAFVELQEAEFAAAERGFTAVKHQREVGTGYFDAVTQTIQQGQSSTTALHGSTEDEQFFDGKH
- the rraA gene encoding ribonuclease E activity regulator RraA, which codes for MTAIDFTCCDLLDANEALQAQGRLAVLPPLFKSYGALTRFAGPAHTLKVFEDNALVRAALEQAGAGRVLVVDGGGSLRTALVGGKLGQLAQDNGWAGLLVFGCIRDAEEINACRIGVRALNTMPQKSSKQGFGSVGAVVDIAGVKIAPGDWIYADADGVLAAAQALHA